In Capsicum annuum cultivar UCD-10X-F1 chromosome 8, UCD10Xv1.1, whole genome shotgun sequence, the genomic window TGTTCTGGTTAATAACTTACTGTTAGCTTGTGATCAATCCCCGCATCTTCATAATACTTATTGAACTCATTTGAAGTGTATTTACCTCTATTGTCTGACCCAAGTCATCCTTGTTaagtcatcaataaacacaaaaTATTAGTTTTGACCCAAGGATGATATCTTCATAGGTCCACATACATCAGTGTGAACAAGTTCAAGCTTTTCAGTTACCCTCCAAGTAGCACTTTTAGGAAATGCTTTCCTGTGAACCTTACCCGTCTAAAATGACCCACACACTTCTTTACCCGTCTAAAATGACCCACACACTTCTTTAGATAGTGAGATCTCAGGTAAATCCTTAGTCAAGCCCCTCTCATACATAGATTTTAAAGTAGCATAGTTAAAATGTTCATATCTCCTGTTCCATAACTACGAATTGTCCAATCTTACAAAATTGGCACTATCAAACTTTTCATCTACTGGAAAGATCCTATCTACCATTTCAACTTTGTCAATCAAAGTATCATCAGTATAAGAAATCAAACAATGCTTTCCCTTAAAAAGTAAGGAGTAATCTTTAGACATCATTTGGCCAACACTCAACAGGTTACATACTaaagaaggaatatacaacacGTCATGTATAATCTTTGCACCTTGTTTAGTTTGAAAGGAAACTGAACTCTTTCCATGTGTTTCTAATGTTGCACCTTTTTTCCATCCTAACTTTAACTTTAAGTAACTTGTCAAGTGTGTAAAGCATGAGCTTATTATATGACAAATGACTTGTGCATCCACTGTCTAGGAACCATTTGGATTGGTTAGTTGTGTTTTCTTCATGAGTAGTCATAAACaagctttctttctttttaactcTTCAGTGAAATTTGCCTGCTGAACATGTTGTTGTATTGATTCTGCTTAGCCTTGcaattaggggtgttcatgggtcggtttggatcggttattggtcaaaaccataaccaaatcatcttagtcggtttttaaattttaaaaccaaatcaaaccaacaaaaaaaataactgtcggtttggttcttgtcggtttagtttggttcggttcggtttttcggattataactttagttaatgataaaagttaaaatttttctttaaaatatccaATACAACATATGAAATGTCAACCGAGTGTTATTCCTCAACCTTGAAACCAAAatgtcaatttagtgttatacttaggcaaaactatgaacaacaccatatgaacgcttcgacaaaagtatttagaaactacatataagagaatgatatgataaaccccccaaaaggtaaacacataaaTTTTTCGCTCAATAGGgaccaaaaagaaagttcaaaactagtGATTATCTATGGTCTAATAAAACTCACCTATAAAATTCCATAgacaacaagataattttcacaattagtatcatttgtcattcaaagtgcaaaaatcatatagaatctcataacgtaccatcaactagatggagacatatgactaaaagtgATATGACTAAAGTTacattcatgattaaaatttaaaatataaaaaatagaaaatatttatattttatttataaataatatataaataattcatatatgtatgtgtatgtatacatatatatacatatatatatttattatttttatcgattcgatttggttattttgtctgttattttagagtaaaactaGAACCAAAACACATAAGTattggttttaaaaatttaaaatcaaaccaaaccaaacctaaccaaatatcggGTTTTTAATCGGTTTagtttttaaccaaaccatgaacacccctacctGCAATTCTTCTCAATATGACTAATTTTTCTACAAAATCTGCACTAAATTGATGGTTTTCCTTTGAACCAACAATCCTTTTCCGGATGATTGATTTTTTTACAATGGACACAAGGTGAAAACTTTCCTTTCTGTGAAGATTCAGTCCATGGCTTTCTCTTTGCTGCttatctcttttcatcctcctATTATCCTTCACAGGTTGCTTGCCTTTATGCTTTGCTTGAAATGccacttcttctacttcttcatcTCTTATACTTGTTTTTTGTTCTTGGGCTTGCAACTTGCTAATCAGCTCAGCGACAGATAAAGTCTTCAAATCACAAGATTCCTCTATTGCTGAAATCTTGGACTCGAATCTTGCTGGTAAGCTTATCATCATATTCCCCACTACTTTTGAATCTGGAAAAGTTTCACCAAATAATCTTATCTTATGTACAATTTTCAGAAGTTTGGCAGAGTACTCTTTTATAGGATCTCCTTCTTTCATCCTTAACATCTCAAATTCTCTTTTGAGAGTTAGAAGTTTGACAGTTGTCACTCTGTCACTTCGATCGAACTCCTCTTTTAGCTTCTCTCATTGTTCTTTAGGTGTTTCACAAGTCATTATTCTTGTGAAAATCACATCTGAAAGTGTTGAATGAAGACATGTGAGCCTTTGATTTCTTGGACTTTGCATCTTTATAATTCTTTATTTGTGCAACAGTTGGATTTGATTCCAATGGAGGGGATCATTTTCACTTTTAACTGTTTCCCGTAGACTAAGAGCTTTGAGATAAGCCTTCATCTTTATCACTCATGTAATAATTTTCTCCAATAAACATAGGAGggtctaaacccaagaagctattGGATGCCATTGTTACTATTGTTCAGCTCTCTGCCTTCATAGATCCCTTAAGAAGAATGGCTCTTGATACCACAGTTAGAATTTTGGAGCTAAAGAGAAGGGAAAAGATAAAGTTTCAGTAGTAGCCTTTTCATACATTCATTTATGCCAACATCTTACAAAAGACTACACTTATAGCTACATAAGTCTTACAAAACACACCTCACATAGTATCTTACAAGACACACTTCTCAAAATAATGACTaccatttattttttgaaaaaactaaacataatatttaaacaAAAGACTATCTAgaaaaatctcatattctaacaaAAATCTCCCAAGCAAAACTTTGATTTAAAAAGTCACTGCTTGAATGTGTAAGCAACGCAATCTACTTCTTTACAAGCTTAAAATCCATGCATAGGAGATTACGTACGTTAATGTTTCTTGGTATTCCCTCACTATTGAATGCATGATCCAACTTGTAATGAAAATTGGCTACTATAAGATCTACCTATCTTGTTTTCTTCGTATTCCAAAGGAACCAAGAGAGTAAGAATTAGTAGCCAAaaagaaagagaacaaaaaaTGAGAAAGGATTATAATAATGTTCATGTCGTAATGCTGCCATGGGCTGCAGCATTTGGTCACCTTATCCCATTTTTCAATCTCGCCATAACCTTAGCTCAAGTAGGTGGAATTCATGTCTCGTTCGTATCAACACCCAGAAATATCAAAAGACTCCCTAAAGTTCTTCCAAACTTAACACACCTCGTAAAACTAGTGGAATTTCCAATGCCGATTCTTGATGACAACACTCTTTTGCCCGAAGATGCTGAAGCATCTGTCGACGTTCCTCCTGAAAAAATCCAGTCTTTGAAAGCAGCTTATGATCTCCTCCAACAACCCATCAAACACTTCATCGCGGATGAAAAGCCAGACTGGATCATTGCTGATTTCGCACAACATTGGATAATCGATATAGCTGAAACATACGAGATACCCATAATTTACATCTGCATTTTCGGTGCTGCATCAACAGGTTTCTCGATTGGTGCAACAGCATTAGGTGAAGCACCGGAAATTTTAACCTCACCGGTATTTCAGATGCTGGATTTCCCATCAAATTTATTTGGCTTATCGAAAGTACGAGTCATTAGAGCTTATGTCGACATGTTACGCAGAAGATGCCTCGGGTGAGTCATTTGCTCAACGTGGATCTGAAATACTTGTTGCGTGTAGAGCTATAGCTATACATAGTTGCAAAGAATTGGAAGAATCATACTCAGATCTTTTACATAAAATTGTCGACAAGCCTGTATTTCCAGTTGGATTATTagcaatatcatcatcaacagcAAACTTGTTCAACAGCCATTCATCCGTGCAGAGCATTTTTAAATGGCTGGATCAACAGAAGCCGAGGTCAATCTTATTCGTTGGATTTGGAACTGAATTTAAACCGAGTAAAGAGCAAGTCGATATATGAAATAGCTTACCGGCTTGAGCTTTACGGACTACAATTCATATGGATACTCCAGAAGCCCAGAGAAGTGGCCTTCCGGCAGAGGACCACAGAAAAAGGAGTGGTGCACATTGGATGGGCTCCACAGCAGGAGATTCTAAGACATCCTTCAATTGGGGGTACCCTGGTTCAAGGGGGGTAAGTTTGCAGCACGGTTGTTGCTCTAGCATGTGTCTATGATCAGGCTTTTAATGCGAGATTCCTGGTGGAAAAAGGATTGGGAATTGAAgtggagagaaatgaagaggacGGGTCGTTTACTAGAAATGAGATAGAGAAAGCATTGAGGTATGCTATGGTTTCTGAGGAAGGTGAAGAGCTGAGAGTACGAGCGAAAGAAGCTGCGGCCATTTTTGGAGATCAGAAGCTTCATGACTCATACGTTGCTAGTTTGGTTGAGTATCTGAAGAACAAATAGGGAAGAAATACCTACTCATGATTAAAGCCATTAGAGTACTCATGTTCAGCTTCCATTGATGATCTTCTTCCTCTTTAAAAGATGTCAGGAATTTCTTATTGTAATGAATAAATTAGAATTTGCAAGGATCCTTTTCGGAGAAAATTTTCTACACTTCTCTtttccaatttatgtgacaccaTTTTTTGTCAGCTAATTAGAATGACATATTTCTACAATTTAACCTTTAGCATTTCCACTTTATTCTTATTGAAATGATTTATGACCGAACAAATATCTTTCGTTGTTAGCCATttaaacatctaaaaaatgaatcaaatagaATGAGTAAAACTAATATTGACAAAGTATAAATGAATCAAatagaataagtaaaactaatattGACAAAGTATCCCATGTTCCCACGGGGTTCATATAAGGGTCGCAcctcaaaggtgatttagttacCATAtcctaatgcaagcattagtgaTTGCTTTCACGATGATTCTTGATCAATGGCTTAGATATATTGACGTTCGTTCttcttttatttatcaatattttgacaGAAAATATTTCTGTCTAATATTTCCATGGTTCTATAGATTTTCTTGCTCCCAAAAGCACCCACATAATCTGATTCAGTATAGGTTACCACTTAAAAGTCCATTTTATTAGTACAATAATAGTACTTTACTTGAATCTCACTTGATTATAAAACTTAATTAGTGGTTGAATTTGCAAGCAAACACTGTCCTAATCTTGCCACATGATATAGCAAACAAGATCCTAGGTGGGAGCTTGTTCTTTTAGTATTCCCATGTTAGCACACTCATAAAAAATGCATGATCCAACCTCGTACAACAAACCTTTAAGGAAGATTTGGTATAAAAGACCTATCTTACTTCTCTTATTCATTCACACAAACAGTAGAACTAAGAATTAGTAGCaaacaaagaacaaaaatgaGTAAGATTGATAATGTTCATGTAGTAATGCTACCATGGTCTGCATTTGGTCACCTTATTCCATTCTTCAATCTCTCCATAGCCTTAGCTCAAGTTGGAGAAATTCATGTTTCATTCATATCCACTCCGAAAAATATCCAAAGACTCCCTAAAGTCCCTCCTAGCTTAACACATCTTGTAAAACTAGTGGAATTTCCATTGCCAAGTCTTGATGACAAGACTCTTTTGCCTGAAGATGCTGAAGCTTCTGTTGATCTTCCTTTAGAAAAAATCCAGTACTTGAAAGCAGCTTATGATCTCCTCCGAGAACCGATCAAACAGTTCATTGCTGATCAAAAACCTGATTGGATTATTGTTGACTTCTTCCAATATTGGATGGGTGAGATTGCTGAAGCTTATGATATCCCTATGATTCACTTCAGTGTTTTCGCAGCTGCTTCAAGATCTTTCTTGATTGCTGCAAGAACTTCAGGACCGATGCCCGAAAGTCTCACCTCACCTTTTTCTGAGAAGCTGCATTTTCCATCAACATTGGCTTACCGGAGTTACGAGGCAGCAGAGTTTTACTCCATGTGTTACCAAGAAGATGCCACAGGGGTATCGTACGCTCAACGTTCCGCCAAGGTATTGGGTGCATGTCGAGCTATGGCTACACGTAGTTGCAAAGAATTCGACAGTGATTACTTGGAAGCTGTCCAAAAACTCATCTGTAAGCCTAAAATCCCAGTTGGATTACTAACACCACCATCAGGGGGAGACCTCAATCACGATCAATCGTTGCAGAGGCTCTTCAAATGGCTCAACCAACAGAATCCTCGGTCAGTTCTATTTGTGGGACTTGGAAGTGAGTGTAAGCCAAATAGAGACCAAGTATATGAAATAGCTCATGGGATTGAGCTCTCTGGGCTACCATTTTTATGGATATTACAAAAGCCTAGCTGGAGTAATACTTCAGATGATGTGGATCCTTTGCCAACAGGATTCGACACGAGGACTGCAGAGAAAGGAGTGGTGCATGTCGGGTGGGCACCTCAAAAGGAAATTCTAGCACATCCTTCTATCGGGTGGAGTCTACTTCATGCCGGCATAGGTTCTATCATAGAAACACTGCAACACGGCCATGTTCTTGTTGCTCTTCCGTTTGTGTATGATCAAGGATTGAATGCGAGATTATTAGTGGAAAAAGGATTGGGAATTGAAGTGGAGAGAAACGAAGAAAATGGATCATTTACTAGAAAAGATATAGCTAAGGCATTGACGTATGCTATGGTTTCCAAGGAAGGTAAAGAGCTGAGAGCAAGAGCAAGAGAAGCTGCTTCAGTTTTTGGAGATACACAGCTTCATAATTCCTACATTTCTACCTTTGTTGAGTATCTAAAAGCTAAGGGGGAATAAAACTAAAATTCTGTTATTCTATCTGCATTTTCTTCTAATTTCAATGtagtgaaaattttaatttaatttgaatgAATAAACCTAGATGTTTATCTTACATGAAAACTTAACTAGTGCTACTTCTCCTCCACTTTGAACTTGTTCTGTTCATGTGCAAATGAAAACTTCAATCAAAAAATGAAGTGGTTGAATCTGCTGCAAGCAAATGCTATTTAGCTAGCTTGTCAACATTCTACTAGTTACTATGCAAGCAAAAAAGAGCCTATGTGAGAGGCTCTCTGAGTATTCCCACATTCATGAGTGCGTCATCCAATACAATGTATGTGGTTATGTTGAgctatttgatttgtttttttttttttttacaaaaacacTCTCCATATATATGTTAGAAAGTAGGCGGAAAAATTTTTAAGGGATAATTGTGTTATTAATcatgctaatgcatgcattagattcattgcattactaatgtcatggattttgaggtattagtaatacacacctcaatacaaaATATAGTGTGTAACTAATGCTTGAATTAGGGGCAGCTCAACCATATTCGTGGCCTAAGGTGAAATCAAACAGggccttaaatttttaagaaaaaataactcttttttaatgaactatatttttaaaattatacaatcgattttttctaattaaacttttttaaataaataatataatcaatgtatttaatctttcttgagacataatACTCTAGATATATGAgcttcttctaataattcttttcttttatatgaaaaatttattttttctataaataatatttatttaaaaaaaaaatctataatatactattagtaaaaaaaatgaggcccctcaaatttagGGCCTAAGGCGGccgcctattttttttttttttttttttttttttttattgagccGCCCCTGGCttgaataaaaatgtatcaaATAAGATACTATATTATACAAGACTAATACTGACATTATTCTgtttaatacactctaccaaacgacccctaacgGAATTGTACGACAAAGAGAGGAGAGGTGAAATAGGTAGACAGATTATTGAAGCAATGAAGATTTCTCATTGACTTTCTCTATTAAttaatttgaataatcatgtaaTATTGCTTTATTagattatataattataataaatttatatgatttgatGTTAATATAATTGCCTAATTGGAAAGAATTGCTGTTTACAGCATAATGGGAAGTGTATATTTTATGCCCGTAATAATGTCAGGATTATATCGGTTGCTCATTGTAACTTCTATAGGTTGTACAtactatatgaaaaataaaaaaaatctacaagTTATTTGATTGAGAACAGGTTATTTCGAAATTAATTATTTCTGTATTAATTATTTCAGGTTATCAATAAAATAATCACACATTTTATTCGAAGATTAATCCTTATACCTCATCCCAAACTGTTCCTTACTGTCTTAAAGCAAAGAATTTCCAAATTAACAAACAAAATCCACTACCCAGGGAAGTAACTCCAATAAATTAATTGACAAGTATATATATCCTTGTTATAtccaataatattattatattatttttccttctattttaacACGGATGTCTACCCTAGTTTGTTTACCTTTTTTTGCAAGATTATTAGTATTTATTATCCTGAAAAGAAAAGAACATAATTACTCATTTTTTTATGCACACTCGAATCAATATATCAGtaaaccaaataaaaaagttGTTTACATGTAATAGGCTTCTATCAgtgttgaaaaagttgttgaGACTTGGTCTGTATGTATCAAACTCAAACTTCATCAAATAGTCCTAGTTTATCCAATATTCTCTCCATCCTTTTATTTCTCCTATTCCACCTCCCCCACAGAAGAGATTTGAGGTTTTGCCATTGTCACTTTGCAGGTGCAAATTTTGTTATTGGTCTTTGATTTTGTAACATCCAAAAGGTCTAAACAATGAAAAACAGACCACAAGATCATGTGGTCACTTTTATCTTGGCAGAAACCAATAATGTGAGGAACAATTTTAGAAGAATTCTTCTAAGAATTATGTTCACCATTGTCTTCTTCTTTTGTctttcatacttattttacacCTTATTCTTCTTAAATCCACCATTCAAGTCCACTCAAAAAGCTTTAGATACTTTAATTAGATTTAACCAAGCAAATCAGTCAAATACTATCCAAAAAAAACCTACTATAAAACCTCCGGTAGAAAAAACTCAGCTGAACCATATTGTTTTTGGCATTGGATCATCATGCGCCACGTGGAAACATCGAAAAGAGTACGTTAAATTATGGTGGAAGCCAAATAAAATGCGAGGGTTTGTATGGTTAGACAAACCTATGATCATGTCACAAAATCAAAGCATGAGTCCTAGTAATTACAACAATGTTACTAGTTCACTTCCACAAATCAAAATTTCTAGTGACACATCAAGATTCAAGTATACCAATAAAAAAGGCGATCGATCGGGGATTCGTATATCCCGGGCCCTATCGGAAACAGTAAGGGCAGATTCGGAAAATGTGAGGTGGTACGTGATGGGGGACGATGATACATTTTTCGTGCCCAAAAATTTGGTTAGGGTGTTGAGGAAATATGATCATAACCAATATTATTATATAGGGAGTGTATCGGAAACACATTGGCAAAATCATGAGTTTTCGTATAATATGGCTTATGGAGGTGGAGGTTTTGCTATAAGTTATCCATTGGCAAAGGCAATTCAGAAAATGCAAGATAAATGTCTACAAAAGTATACACATTTGTATGGATCAGATGATAGGATTCAAGCTTGTATGGCTGAACTTGGAGTTCCTCTCACCAAAGAAGTTGGATTTCACCAGGTTTGTTcgttgttttattattttgttatagttacTATTCACAATATCAAACTGTCTTAAACTATTTTTCCTTGACCTTATTATACACTCTATCCTCCCAGACCGTTTGTTGTTTTTGCTTCACTGATCTCTTTTTTTGTTTCCTAATGAGATCATGTTTCTTAGGTAATCTAGTATCATGACCTTTTGTTTAATTAGTCAATAGAACGAAGAAtttaatttaagttatataaCACTAGTTGTGACATTGTGATGTAAAAAgattttttatactattattaatGTAGTTTTAACCTACTATagcatattaattattttttagcaggttatctattAATTCCTTTTTAATAGAAATTACctctaattatttaataattggATAAAGGACAAAAGGAAATTGTCTAACACCAttttagaataattaaaaaaaaaagtttaaacaaaAGGCATACTAAAGTTTGTGAtagaaaattgaacaaaaatcCATTGGCTAGAATTATGATACCCAATCAATCATCAATACTAAACCACTCTCCCAGAGGTGGGTGACCTACAATTATCTACTTTTGAAGGATATGTCCCTAGCTACTCATATATCAAATCGTTGTACTTTAGTTTTAATAAATCACAATACAAAATACACTATATTTGAAAAATGGTAGCTCAACTAAACATTTTTCCATCAACGTATTTTATGTCACACTAATATAAGTTTCTGATCAACCTACTTACATAAACCAAAATACTTGGGTAGAACTTAGCCACGATATTAGTCATGCAAGATAAAACCAAAAAAAGGGTAAGCATCACTTCATCAATTAGTAGAGATATGAATAGGTACGTGATTAAACCAATCCACACAAATTAAATTGTAAAATCTtatatttctttgtttgatttgtagATATCAATATGActtcaatttgatttgatttggagaACTTAATAAATTTACAATTTTATTCAACTGAAATTAATGTGTTCTTTTGCACATGCATGTCACGTGGTCTCATACTAAATTATAATTTGATCAGATGGTAATTCAAGTGTATAAAAGAAATTTACTAATAAGCTTAAGGGTTGGCCGATTTATTCTGTCAAACTTTCCAGTACAATTCAAGGAAAATAATTCCAATCATTTTGCACCAGtaacaatttcttttctttttattttgtcttaATGTATTTAAGCTTTTTATTTTGACAAATTAACGATATAAGATGTTTATGTGGAACAGTTTGATCTACAAGGTAGTGCAATGGGCCTCCTCTCGGCCCATCCAGTAGCACCATTGATTTCTCTTCATCATCTTGATAAAATCCAGCCCATCTTCCCAAATGTAAGCCGAGTTAAAGCGTTGAGACGGCTCAACAAGCCCATAGAACTGGACTCAGCTGGGCTCATGCAACAGTCCATTTGTTATGATAGGCCCAAAGGATGGACCATTTCCGTCTCGTGGGGCTATTCGGTCCAGATAAATAGAGGTATCTTAGCAGCCCGTGATATAGAAAAGCCCATTCAAACTTTCAATGATTGGTATGGAACTGGTGATGAGAACTCCTACACATTCAACACAAGGCCATATCGTAAAAATGCTTGTCAAAGACCATTTTTCTATTTGTTGTCTAATGTACATGTGACAACCAATCATACGACGACAAGCGTATACGTGTATGACGGGGCCCCTGGACGGAAGTGCAAGTGGCATATGGCCGATCCATCTGGCGTACGCCGCGTGGAAGTGTACAAGAAGCCTGATCCAAATTTATGGGACAAGGTAATTACTTCTGTTTTATTGTCACTTATGTTGTTGACTCTCCAAAAATGTCGTTGCGCAAGTGTAGGATCCAGCAAAAATGCattacttttgaaggatccgacacattatgatagtatttttgaagagttcgagcaacattgATTGTCACTATGCTATGTATTGATAGATTTGTTTTTGTGAATGTTTACATGCAGTCTCCAAGAAGAAATTGCTGCAGAATTTTGCCTACAAACAAGAATGACACTCTTTTAGTAGATGTGGGTGAATGCAAAGATGGTGAAACCATCTAATTGTAGTGACAGACtaaataggatttattttttccCCACTCTTCCTAGTGCTATTCATGTCATTATTTGTAGCCCCCCCcaattaagtcattttttttttctaatatggaAAGGAGCTCAGATTACACATATTGCCATGTCCAACAAAAAGCAAAAAATGCAACAGTGAGCTTATAATCTTGTTATACTTTGAAAGAGGGAAATACAAGAAAGAATGCAAGATCTTAATTCATATGAACTTACAACATTACTGTACTATGTCTTGAACAATAAAAAGAATGACGAGATTCAGAGTGTATGGGAGAACACGCTACTCCTCTCTATTTTCCTCATGAAAACAGAATAATCTTATGTGTGAATCTGGCGAACAGGCCTACACGACATATATGCACTAAACAGAAAGCTCTTCGTATTTGTTTCAGATACTTACCACGCTGCATTCGATGTGTACCTAAAGAGTTCATTCAATATATGTGATGACATAACCAACTGCACGATCTTCTTCACAGGAACGAAGCAAGACTTCTCAGTTCCATCGATGTCAAAGCTTATTTATCCCCACTTCCGCTACACTTTGAATAATAGTACTGACCTTAATAGTTAATGCACTAGAGTATTTTCTTCACATCCTTCATTCTTTTTCAACACCATTCACATTACAGACCTTCCTCCCCTTTAAATCCAGTGTATTGGTACGGTCTATATTCTTGTTCATGTCGAGTTTTTCAGCCATACATACGAGGCTTGTAGTTCACACTTCACATGGATCATTAGCTATTACTTCATCCACTCCCTTTTCTTCCCCTACTAGGCCTTATTATTTGCTTCAGAAGAGCCATCTTTGGAACATTCCAATGCTCTATATGCCTGCATACTTTTCCagatttttcattgaaatagTATTCTGTATAACCAGTTGCTGCAATTAAATACAA contains:
- the LOC107879242 gene encoding LOW QUALITY PROTEIN: putative UDP-rhamnose:rhamnosyltransferase 1 (The sequence of the model RefSeq protein was modified relative to this genomic sequence to represent the inferred CDS: deleted 2 bases in 2 codons; substituted 1 base at 1 genomic stop codon) → MRKDYNNVHVVMLPWAAAFGHLIPFFNLAITLAQVGGIHVSFVSTPRNIKRLPKVLPNLTHLVKLVEFPMPILDDNTLLPEDAEASVDVPPEKIQSLKAAYDLLQQPIKHFIADEKPDWIIADFAQHWIIDIAETYEIPIIYICIFGAASTGFSIGATALGEAPEILTSPVFQMLDFPSIYLAYRKYESLELMSTCYAEDASGESFAQRGSEILVACRAIAIHSCKELEESYSDLLHKIVDKPVFPVGLLAISSSTANLFNSHSSVQSIFKWLDQQKPRSILFVGFGTEFKPSKEQVIYEIAYRLELYGLQFIWILQKPREVAFRQRTTEKGVVHIGWAPQQEILRHPSIGGTLVQGGXVCSTVVALACVYDQAFNARFLVEKGLGIEVERNEEDGSFTRNEIEKALRYAMVSEEGEELRVRAKEAAAIFGDQKLHDSYVASLVEYLKNK
- the LOC107879244 gene encoding putative UDP-rhamnose:rhamnosyltransferase 1, which codes for MLPWSAFGHLIPFFNLSIALAQVGEIHVSFISTPKNIQRLPKVPPSLTHLVKLVEFPLPSLDDKTLLPEDAEASVDLPLEKIQYLKAAYDLLREPIKQFIADQKPDWIIVDFFQYWMGEIAEAYDIPMIHFSVFAAASRSFLIAARTSGPMPESLTSPFSEKLHFPSTLAYRSYEAAEFYSMCYQEDATGVSYAQRSAKVLGACRAMATRSCKEFDSDYLEAVQKLICKPKIPVGLLTPPSGGDLNHDQSLQRLFKWLNQQNPRSVLFVGLGSECKPNRDQVYEIAHGIELSGLPFLWILQKPSWSNTSDDVDPLPTGFDTRTAEKGVVHVGWAPQKEILAHPSIGWSLLHAGIGSIIETLQHGHVLVALPFVYDQGLNARLLVEKGLGIEVERNEENGSFTRKDIAKALTYAMVSKEGKELRARAREAASVFGDTQLHNSYISTFVEYLKAKGE
- the LOC107839228 gene encoding uncharacterized protein LOC107839228 isoform X2 gives rise to the protein MKNRPQDHVVTFILAETNNVRNNFRRILLRIMFTIVFFFCLSYLFYTLFFLNPPFKSTQKALDTLIRFNQANQSNTIQKKPTIKPPVEKTQLNHIVFGIGSSCATWKHRKEYVKLWWKPNKMRGFVWLDKPMIMSQNQSMSPSNYNNVTSSLPQIKISSDTSRFKYTNKKGDRSGIRISRALSETVRADSENVRWYVMGDDDTFFVPKNLVRVLRKYDHNQYYYIGSVSETHWQNHEFSYNMAYGGGGFAISYPLAKAIQKMQDKCLQKYTHLYGSDDRIQACMAELGVPLTKEVGFHQFDLQGSAMGLLSAHPVAPLISLHHLDKIQPIFPNVSRVKALRRLNKPIELDSAGLMQQSICYDRPKGWTISVSWGYSVQINRGILAARDIEKPIQTFNDWYGTGDENSYTFNTRPYRKNACQRPFFYLLSNVHVTTNHTTTSVYVYDGAPGRKCKWHMADPSGVRRVEVYKKPDPNLWDKSPRRNCCRILPTNKNDTLLVDVGECKDGETI
- the LOC107839228 gene encoding uncharacterized protein LOC107839228 isoform X1 produces the protein MKNRPQDHVVTFILAETNNVRNNFRRILLRIMFTIVFFFCLSYLFYTLFFLNPPFKSTQKALDTLIRFNQANQSNTIQKKPTIKPPVEKTQLNHIVFGIGSSCATWKHRKEYVKLWWKPNKMRGFVWLDKPMIMSQNQSMSPSNYNNVTSSLPQIKISSDTSRFKYTNKKGDRSGIRISRALSETVRADSENVRWYVMGDDDTFFVPKNLVRVLRKYDHNQYYYIGSVSETHWQNHEFSYNMAYGGGGFAISYPLAKAIQKMQDKCLQKYTHLYGSDDRIQACMAELGVPLTKEVGFHQFDLQGSAMGLLSAHPVAPLISLHHLDKIQPIFPNVSRVKALRRLNKPIELDSAGLMQQSICYDRPKGWTISVSWGYSVQINRGILAARDIEKPIQTFNDWYGTGDENSYTFNTRPYRKNACQRPFFYLLSNVHVTTNHTTTSVYVYDGAPGRKCKWHMADPSGVRRVEVYKKPDPNLWDKVITSVLLSLMLLTLQKCRCASVGSSKNALLLKDPTHYDSIFEEFEQH